In a genomic window of Nitrospirota bacterium:
- a CDS encoding GYD domain-containing protein: protein MATYIMLSTLTDDGRKTLKSNPARIKEVNKEIETMGAKVVAQYAVLGPYDFVNVVEAPDNHAIARISVELGSRGTVQFLTMPGLPIDEFIKGLKR, encoded by the coding sequence ATGGCGACCTACATCATGTTGAGCACCTTAACCGACGACGGACGGAAAACCCTGAAGTCCAATCCCGCCCGTATCAAGGAAGTGAACAAGGAGATCGAAACCATGGGCGCGAAAGTTGTGGCCCAGTATGCCGTCTTGGGGCCGTACGACTTCGTCAACGTGGTAGAAGCGCCGGACAACCACGCGATCGCCAGGATCTCGGTGGAACTTGGATCGCGCGGCACGGTGCAATTCCTGACCATGCCGGGGCTGCCGATCGACGAGTTTATCAAGGGGCTGAAGCGCTAA
- a CDS encoding rhodanese-like domain-containing protein, whose translation MKTRIGAAALLWAVVWGLASSVAASGLTTIDGGQLETLMADGRPLVIVDVREPELFAAGRIRGAINIPYEDARRRIFKELSPQDRIVFVCHGGPMGDELGHLLAENGYPTVYNLKGGMKKWRGEVVRG comes from the coding sequence ATGAAGACACGCATTGGTGCGGCGGCGCTGTTGTGGGCGGTGGTTTGGGGACTGGCCTCCTCGGTTGCGGCGTCCGGCTTGACGACCATCGATGGCGGACAGTTGGAAACATTGATGGCCGACGGTCGCCCCCTGGTCATCGTGGACGTGAGAGAACCGGAACTGTTCGCCGCTGGCCGCATCCGCGGCGCGATCAATATTCCGTACGAAGATGCCAGACGCCGCATTTTTAAGGAACTGTCACCGCAGGATCGGATCGTGTTCGTCTGCCACGGAGGACCTATGGGTGACGAGCTTGGTCACCTGCTTGCTGAAAATGGCTATCCGACCGTCTACAACTTGAAAGGCGGGATGAAGAAGTGGCGGGGAGAAGTGGTGCGCGGGTGA